From the genome of uncultured Bacteroides sp.:
TTTCTTTTCATTTTTGCCTACAAAATAAACACTCTGCTCAATAATCTCTACAGTAGATGAAACAGGGGTAACTTCTACCTTTTCTGGCTGGAAAAGTATGCTGTTTGCCAACTTTTCTATTTCTGGAGGCATTGTTGCCGAGAAAAACAGAGTCTGACGTTTCTTAGGAAGCATAGGGAGTATACGCTTAATATCGTGAATAAATCCCATATCGAGCATACGATCTGCTTCATCAAGTACAAAGAATTCCAAAGTTTTTAGTGAAATAAAACCTTGATTAATTAAATCTAACAGTCTTCCCGGTGTGGCAATCAAAATGTCAACACCTTTTTTTAATGCATCGGTTTGAGGTTTCTGCGGAACACCACCAAAGATTACAGTATGGCGTAATCCGGTATAACGTCCGTAAGCTGTGAAACTTTCTTCTATCTGGATTGCTAGTTCGCGGGTAGGAGTAAGTACAAGGGCTTTAATTCCTCTGTTTTTCTCCGATTTATATAATTTTTGAAGAATTGGAATCGAAAATGCTGCTGTTTTACCTGTTCCAGTTTGTGCGCAGCCTAATAAATCTTTGCCTTTTAATACGATTGGAATTGATTGTTCTTGAATGGGAGTTGGTGAGGTGTAACCCTCTTCTTGTAAAGCCTTTAATATTGGGCTTATAAGGTCTAGTTGTTCAAATGTCATTTAAAATAATTGAAGTAGCCTCGCGGCTGGTGTATACTAAATTGAC
Proteins encoded in this window:
- a CDS encoding DEAD/DEAH box helicase; its protein translation is MTFEQLDLISPILKALQEEGYTSPTPIQEQSIPIVLKGKDLLGCAQTGTGKTAAFSIPILQKLYKSEKNRGIKALVLTPTRELAIQIEESFTAYGRYTGLRHTVIFGGVPQKPQTDALKKGVDILIATPGRLLDLINQGFISLKTLEFFVLDEADRMLDMGFIHDIKRILPMLPKKRQTLFFSATMPPEIEKLANSILFQPEKVEVTPVSSTVEIIEQSVYFVGKNEKKDLLLYLLKNPNIESVLIFTRTKHGADKIAKLLIKEGIEAAAIHGNKSQNARQRALNSFKDHTLRVLIATDIAARGIDVDQLSHVINYELPNVPETYVHRIGRTGRAGNEGIAIAFCEPEELPYLKDIQKLIGIKIPVVLNHPFISSEATVAIEEKKVQMKEKAKENKKYRGDRSNGDFWRRQKVNQKKDKK